In one window of Pseudodesulfovibrio sediminis DNA:
- a CDS encoding cold-shock protein: MRKKGEVTWFNEQKGFGFISDEKGRDIFVHYTEIIRDGFQTLEAGELVTFTVVDEETGPKAQDVRLKEEGVKATFL, from the coding sequence ATGCGTAAAAAAGGCGAAGTGACCTGGTTCAACGAGCAGAAGGGATTCGGTTTCATCTCAGATGAGAAAGGTAGGGACATATTTGTCCATTATACAGAGATCATCCGAGACGGATTCCAGACGCTCGAAGCCGGCGAACTTGTTACCTTTACCGTTGTGGATGAAGAGACCGGCCCCAAGGCGCAGGATGTTCGCCTCAAGGAAGAGGGCGTAAAGGCTACCTTTTTGTAG
- a CDS encoding RNA recognition motif domain-containing protein, translated as MAKNIYVGNLPWSSTEDEVRAAFEAYGQVSTVKLIEDRETGRPRGFGFVEMDDDSAALEAIEALDGKDFGGRNIKVNEAKPRVERPRW; from the coding sequence ATGGCTAAAAACATTTACGTTGGTAACCTTCCCTGGTCCTCTACTGAAGACGAAGTCCGTGCAGCTTTCGAAGCATACGGTCAGGTTTCCACTGTCAAATTGATCGAAGATCGCGAAACCGGCCGCCCCCGTGGTTTTGGTTTTGTTGAAATGGACGACGATTCCGCAGCTCTGGAAGCTATCGAAGCTCTGGACGGCAAGGATTTCGGCGGTCGCAATATCAAGGTCAACGAAGCTAAGCCCCGTGTAGAACGCCCCCGCTGGTAG